The following are encoded together in the bacterium genome:
- a CDS encoding MarR family transcriptional regulator, translating into MKHRVTADFGSALPLELHEQLPLLAPAEAIQALNASGLLPDPDEVWRAYTETNTPTPEAAAVLAHLQLLVRQGDRWADQRQLAELAATSPSTVSRCVDRLRQLGLVATSGGERVRRGGKVERSCLHYRLTWSSAIELKPHRLLQARLWAWSRGAGVPAREAAACLRRGPGGVQRLRLLVSACRLKPRRGRPVVVVPSSHGRDQVAPEQRGAAAIGDILRARLEHGASSSKPLVLRPSWSEGYRDSRQGLKSPESAHDAPGVRIDHYPDSGHSELETSTEPSSNPVTIDGDPQLLRTRCEALAATIRDRAPRAMWHEVVRRATRGRIPLARAVELYEQCVAEARVESRIGNVAAPAAWAAAGFRRRVREEAA; encoded by the coding sequence ATGAAGCACCGCGTCACAGCAGATTTCGGATCTGCCCTACCGCTCGAGCTGCATGAGCAGCTGCCCCTCCTGGCGCCAGCCGAGGCGATCCAGGCCCTCAACGCGAGCGGTTTACTGCCGGACCCCGACGAGGTCTGGCGCGCCTACACGGAGACCAACACGCCCACGCCGGAGGCCGCCGCGGTGCTCGCTCACCTCCAGCTGCTCGTCAGGCAGGGCGACCGCTGGGCGGACCAGCGGCAGTTGGCGGAGCTGGCGGCGACGTCACCGAGCACGGTGAGCCGTTGTGTCGACCGGCTGCGGCAGCTGGGTTTGGTCGCCACGAGCGGGGGCGAGCGTGTCCGGCGCGGTGGGAAGGTTGAGCGCTCCTGCCTCCATTACCGGCTGACGTGGTCCAGCGCGATCGAGCTCAAGCCGCACCGGCTACTCCAGGCCCGGCTGTGGGCGTGGAGTCGGGGCGCTGGAGTTCCAGCTCGGGAGGCGGCTGCTTGCCTCCGCCGCGGCCCTGGCGGCGTTCAGCGGTTGAGGCTCCTAGTCTCGGCGTGCCGGCTCAAGCCCAGGCGTGGGCGGCCGGTAGTAGTGGTCCCTTCGTCTCACGGTCGGGACCAGGTCGCGCCCGAGCAGCGAGGCGCCGCGGCGATCGGCGACATCCTGCGAGCCCGCCTGGAGCACGGTGCTTCAAGTTCGAAACCGCTTGTTTTGCGGCCTTCCTGGAGCGAGGGCTATAGGGATTCCAGACAAGGTCTGAAATCCCCGGAAAGCGCGCACGACGCGCCCGGCGTTCGAATCGACCATTACCCAGATAGTGGCCATAGTGAACTCGAAACCAGCACGGAACCGAGCTCAAATCCCGTAACCATCGACGGCGACCCGCAGCTCCTCCGGACACGCTGCGAAGCGCTGGCGGCGACTATCCGAGATCGGGCTCCTCGAGCGATGTGGCACGAGGTCGTCAGACGGGCGACGCGAGGCCGCATCCCCCTGGCGAGGGCGGTGGAGCTCTACGAGCAGTGTGTGGCCGAGGCTCGCGTCGAGAGTCGGATCGGCAACGTGGCGGCGCCGGCAGCTTGGGCAGCCGCCGGCTTTAGACGGCGAGTTCGAGAGGAGGCAGCTTGA